A single Xenopus laevis strain J_2021 chromosome 3S, Xenopus_laevis_v10.1, whole genome shotgun sequence DNA region contains:
- the slc30a4.S gene encoding zinc transporter 4, producing the protein MWRPQAWWSSVRSALQRSDQAPYLNDATGFDDEPALEGEEDLPRFNKLRVLVADEPVATNGLPVNVASDDESLLESSHSRDKPEPCDKCSSHREMRKQGKVKRKLVLAAVLYLLFMVGELVGGYVANSLAIMTDALHMLSDLSSIILTLLALCLSSKSPNKRFTFGFHRLEVLSAIVSVLLVYILTGFLVYEAIQRTIHMNYNINGDVMLITAAVGVAVNLIMGILLSQTGHPHSHSHGPTANSPSPHGHSHGSLAVRAAFVHALGDLAQSIGVLIAAYIIRFKPEYKIADPICTYIFSVLVLFTTIRIVWDTVLIILEGVPRQLNVDRIKDDLMKIDDVYSVKDLNVWSLTTGKSIAIIQLQLCPDASSKWEEVQNKARQVLLNTHGMYKCFIQIQSYRQEENTHCTDCSSA; encoded by the exons ATGTGGCGGCCACAAGCCTGGTGGAGCTCCGTCAGGTCGGCACTCCAGAGGTCTGACCAGGCGCCTTATTTGAACGATGCCACTGGCTTTGATGATGAACCTGCGCTGGAGGGGGAGGAGGATTTGCCCCGGTTTAATAAGCTGAGGGTTCTGGTGGCTGATGAGCCAGTGGCTACAAATGGGCTACCCGTGAACGTGGCCTCTGATGATGAGTCCTTGTTGGAGAGCTCGCACAGCCGGGATAAGCCCGAGCCCTGTGACAAATGCAGCAGCCACAGGGAGATGAGGAAACAGGGCAAGGTCAAGCGAAAGTTGGTCTTGGCTGCTGTTCTTTATCTCCTCTTCATGGTGGGGGAACTTGTGG GTGGATATGTTGCCAACAGCCTTGCTATCATGACTGATGCACTCCATATGCTTTCTGACCTCAGCAGTATTATTTTGACCCTGCTTGCTTTATGTCTGTCTTCAAAATCTCCAAACAAACGTTTCACCTTTGGATTTCATCGTCTGG AGGTTTTGTCTGCCATTGTCAGTGTGCTTCTGGTATACATCCTTACAGGCTTTTTGGTGTATGAAGCCATCCAAAGGACAATACATATGAACTATAACATTAATGGAGATGTGATGTTGATCACTGCAGCTGTTGGTGTTGCTGTAAACCTTAT AATGGGAATTTTATTAAGTCAGACAGGTCACCCTCATTCACATTCTCatggacccacagcaaattcaccGAGCCCCCATGGGCATAGTCATGGGAGTCtggcagttagagctgcatttgTCCATGCATTAGGAGACTTGGCTCAAAGTATTGGCGTTCTAATAGCAGCCTATATTATAAGATTCAAG CCAGAATACAAAATAGCGGACCCCATCTGTACCTATATATTTTCTGTACTTGTTTTGTTTACTACAATCCGCATAGTATGGGATACAGTCCTAATAATACTTGAAG GTGTTCCAAGACAACTGAATGTGGACCGAATCAAGGACGACCTGATGAAAATTGACGATGTTTATTCTGTGAAAGACCTTAATGTCTGGTCCCTCACAACAGGAAAATCTATTGCCATAATACAATTGCAACTAT GTCCTGATGCCTCATCAAAGTGGGAGGAAGTGCAGAACAAAGCCAGACAAGTACTGCTGAACACACATGGAATGTACAAGTGCTTCATTCAGATTCAGAGTTACAGGCAAGAGGAGAACACACATTGCACTGACTGTTCCAGTGCCTAA